DNA from Mesorhizobium loti R88b:
CTGGCCTCGACATGACCAAGCGCATCGTCATCACCGGAACAGATACCGGAATCGGCAAGACGGTGTTTTCGGCGGGATTGGCCGGCTTCCTCAACGGCTTCTACTGGAAGCCGGTGCAGTCGGGCCTCGACGGCGAGACCGACAGCGAGGTTGTTGCGCGGCTTGCCGGCCTTCCGCCGGGGCGCGTGCTGCCGGAAGTGTATCGCCTGAAGGAGCCGCTGTCGCCGCATCGTTCGGCCGAACTCGATGGCGTCGCGATAGACGTGGCAAGGCTCTCGCTTCCGGACTTGCCGGGTCCGATCGTCATCGAAGGTGCCGGGGGACTGATGGTGCCGCTCAACCGGCGGACCAAGTTCATCGACATATTCGCTCAGTGGCGGGTGCCGGTCATCCTGTGCGCCCGTACCAAGCTCGGCACCATCAATCACACCTTGTTGTCGATCGAGGCCCTGCGGGCTCGCTCGATCCCGCTCGTCGGCATCGCCTTCATCGGCGATGAAGTGGCCGATACGCAAAGGACAATCGTGGAATTCAGCGGCATACGCCAGCTTGGCAGGCTGCCGCTGCTCGATCCGCTGACGAGTGAGACGCTGAGGGAA
Protein-coding regions in this window:
- the bioD gene encoding dethiobiotin synthase, which encodes MTKRIVITGTDTGIGKTVFSAGLAGFLNGFYWKPVQSGLDGETDSEVVARLAGLPPGRVLPEVYRLKEPLSPHRSAELDGVAIDVARLSLPDLPGPIVIEGAGGLMVPLNRRTKFIDIFAQWRVPVILCARTKLGTINHTLLSIEALRARSIPLVGIAFIGDEVADTQRTIVEFSGIRQLGRLPLLDPLTSETLREAMVAGFDLAAIAGGE